The Borreliella mayonii genome has a segment encoding these proteins:
- a CDS encoding tetratricopeptide repeat protein has protein sequence MRKTIIMALFYGLITNIYPTITSTLKLDEQENKYTIEKLYQKSMLLKNSKKYKKAIASLKKIINMDQNQVDAHLLLSELEYLNKNWKKAIIKSQDYLKIIDFKDKKNFLDISWAYFLIGEVENSMDYIIKFFQSGKELFRENIFIAIDALFKKSIYHFINNENAAFNTILSSTFQLTLNDDTLFIIFLNNLEIIKQIPFYYFNRKKLEELYLQISTLKKIQNTMCRT, from the coding sequence ATGAGAAAAACAATAATAATGGCGCTTTTCTATGGCTTGATCACAAATATTTATCCTACAATAACATCAACATTAAAACTTGATGAACAAGAAAACAAATATACAATAGAAAAACTTTACCAAAAATCAATGTTGCTAAAAAATTCAAAAAAATATAAAAAAGCAATAGCAAGTCTAAAAAAAATAATTAACATGGATCAAAATCAAGTTGATGCTCATCTTTTACTCTCAGAATTAGAATATTTAAATAAAAACTGGAAGAAAGCAATTATTAAATCTCAAGATTACTTAAAAATAATAGACTTTAAAGATAAAAAGAACTTTTTAGATATCTCTTGGGCATACTTTTTAATAGGAGAAGTTGAAAATTCAATGGACTATATAATTAAATTTTTCCAAAGCGGCAAAGAATTGTTCAGGGAAAATATATTTATAGCAATTGATGCTCTTTTTAAAAAAAGTATTTATCATTTTATAAACAATGAAAATGCAGCATTTAATACAATATTATCCTCAACGTTTCAATTAACACTCAATGACGACACCTTGTTTATAATTTTTTTAAATAATTTAGAAATAATAAAACAAATACCTTTCTATTATTTTAATAGAAAAAAATTAGAAGAATTATATCTGCAAATCAGTACCCTGAAAAAAATTCAAAACACAATGTGCAGAACTTAA
- a CDS encoding ABC transporter permease → MFGIFEQALVFSYLALGALYTEKIGFLNVSIEGISYLSIFLTSFFIYLGYGIFISIIFTLFISFLFGFFLSFVVKKNYDIFIAGIGINIFCYFFVDYLMKRNFNFIPGFTLNLSGNFKIIAFIAIFFIFLFITVYVINYSRIRAVFEFISSGNYEDILGEKISNLFKSFAIFVSIFAASIAGSFIAVSLNAYSYNLGLNNGWLAICILYIAFSNPLLIFPISFLIVFFEYQFFRTQEYINSYFSLSFQFYVAIIINILVSLIKRKDKY, encoded by the coding sequence ATGTTTGGTATTTTTGAGCAGGCTCTTGTATTTTCGTATTTAGCACTTGGAGCTCTTTATACAGAGAAAATAGGATTTTTAAATGTATCTATTGAGGGTATTTCGTATCTTTCAATATTTTTAACATCTTTTTTTATCTATTTAGGATATGGAATTTTTATTTCAATTATTTTCACTCTTTTTATTAGCTTTTTGTTTGGATTTTTTTTATCTTTTGTAGTAAAGAAAAATTATGATATTTTTATAGCAGGAATAGGTATTAATATTTTTTGTTATTTTTTTGTTGATTATTTGATGAAGCGTAATTTTAATTTTATTCCTGGCTTTACTTTAAATTTATCTGGAAATTTCAAGATTATTGCCTTTATTGCTATTTTTTTCATTTTTTTATTTATTACTGTTTATGTTATAAATTATTCAAGAATTAGAGCAGTTTTTGAATTTATCTCTTCGGGGAATTATGAAGACATTTTGGGTGAGAAAATAAGCAATCTCTTTAAATCTTTTGCAATTTTTGTATCAATTTTCGCAGCAAGTATTGCCGGCTCATTTATTGCGGTAAGTCTTAATGCTTACTCTTATAATTTAGGATTAAACAATGGTTGGCTTGCTATTTGCATTCTTTATATTGCATTTTCAAATCCTTTATTAATTTTTCCAATTTCTTTTTTGATAGTTTTTTTTGAATATCAATTTTTTCGCACTCAAGAGTATATAAATTCTTATTTTTCTCTTTCTTTTCAATTTTATGTAGCAATAATAATAAATATATTAGTTTCTTTGATTAAGAGAAAAGATAAATATTAG
- a CDS encoding ABC transporter permease, translated as MTLFRNSFMALIFSFSILSISYFFGDFFQFSYIKMISWRFILFLIMATGIATCAKSNSLNLGNEGQVYFGAFFVYIFSSFFGLTYFNFIWLIFLSSFFVGLLGLIPFFITFFFGLNRALTGLLISYGNQRLVDGFILNMLKTDSFSNQTKRINSLFALDSSLIYLVLLGVSVWLFYVFMHKKTIYGLQLEILSNKKKIDIFFNINEFKYKFFAVFGSAFLNGLAGSMFVVFFKPYLVLGLTSGLGWSSLIVAVISGFNYIYVLFFSLLFSILIEFNNFININYDFKYEFIGLCQSIAIFISLFLIKGRKK; from the coding sequence ATGACCTTGTTTAGAAATAGCTTTATGGCATTAATTTTTTCTTTTTCAATATTGAGTATTAGCTATTTTTTTGGTGATTTTTTTCAATTTTCTTATATCAAGATGATATCTTGGCGCTTTATTTTATTTTTAATCATGGCCACTGGCATTGCCACTTGCGCCAAGAGTAATTCATTAAATCTTGGGAATGAGGGTCAGGTTTATTTTGGAGCATTTTTCGTTTATATATTTTCAAGCTTTTTTGGATTAACCTATTTTAATTTTATATGGTTGATATTTTTAAGTTCTTTTTTTGTAGGACTTTTAGGGCTTATTCCCTTTTTTATTACTTTTTTCTTTGGATTAAATAGAGCTTTAACAGGTCTTTTAATATCTTATGGAAATCAAAGATTGGTAGATGGATTTATTTTAAATATGTTAAAAACAGATAGTTTTTCTAATCAGACAAAAAGGATTAATAGTTTATTTGCTTTAGATTCATCACTTATTTACTTGGTTTTGCTTGGTGTGTCAGTTTGGCTTTTTTATGTTTTTATGCATAAAAAAACTATTTATGGACTTCAGCTTGAAATATTAAGCAATAAAAAAAAGATAGATATTTTTTTTAATATAAATGAATTTAAATATAAGTTTTTCGCTGTATTTGGCAGCGCCTTTTTAAATGGTCTTGCAGGCTCTATGTTTGTAGTGTTTTTTAAGCCGTATTTGGTTTTAGGGCTAACCTCAGGGCTTGGTTGGAGTAGTCTAATTGTTGCTGTGATTTCAGGATTTAATTATATTTATGTATTGTTTTTTAGCCTATTGTTTTCAATATTAATCGAATTTAATAATTTTATTAATATAAATTATGACTTTAAGTATGAATTTATTGGGCTGTGTCAATCTATTGCAATTTTTATCTCTTTGTTTTTGATTAAGGGTAGGAAAAAGTAG
- a CDS encoding ATP-binding cassette domain-containing protein has translation MVEFKNIVKYFPDIDKPILDSINLKIGEVKIFTVIGKNGEGKSTLAKIIAGLIEFDDGEILINGIKQKIWNVDKAKNNGIYLVSQVPNLKMNLRVWEYLSIYWFGYAFFMPMNKSKTYKYYKWLMQFYNISFDLDKKIKDLNIKEIYFLLIIASLKENAKIIIFDESAAYFSQKEAQAFIKLLVLLKKSGIASLFITHSEITDAVKFSDEFIVLKDGKCFRTINKESILSKLESASDKIFFANINFNKFEKDSIKFNLFFEDFWKYDVSFSLNKRGVLGIIGEEAVIKTWEKLFLGELVFVGCIKIDGIRYEQINIFECKAGFLPLGIGNLFPDNSSILDNFLAKFMNFENKIFIRQSYINKIKDFFKKKMEFYSEEKIYKILYSKSLAFSGGTLKKFALYREMYIAKSFLICFSPLSNLDHKAYNEMSVAIRNYSKEKPVLLITSNLDELLLLSDNILAMKMGEILLNVSREKISKEKLKELLFL, from the coding sequence ATGGTAGAGTTTAAAAACATAGTTAAGTATTTCCCAGATATTGATAAGCCTATTTTAGACAGTATTAATTTAAAAATTGGAGAAGTTAAAATTTTTACAGTAATTGGTAAAAATGGAGAAGGGAAAAGCACTCTAGCCAAGATTATTGCTGGACTTATTGAATTTGATGATGGTGAAATATTGATAAATGGCATTAAGCAAAAAATTTGGAATGTAGATAAAGCTAAAAATAACGGCATTTATCTTGTTTCTCAAGTTCCTAATTTGAAAATGAATTTAAGAGTATGGGAATATTTGAGTATATATTGGTTTGGTTATGCATTTTTCATGCCAATGAATAAATCTAAGACCTATAAATATTATAAATGGCTTATGCAATTTTATAATATTTCTTTTGATTTAGATAAGAAAATTAAAGATTTAAATATTAAAGAGATTTATTTTTTGCTTATTATTGCTTCTCTTAAAGAGAATGCAAAAATAATTATTTTTGATGAGAGTGCTGCGTATTTTTCTCAAAAAGAAGCACAAGCTTTTATAAAATTGCTTGTATTGCTTAAAAAATCAGGAATTGCGTCTCTTTTTATTACTCATAGCGAGATCACAGATGCTGTAAAATTTAGCGACGAGTTTATTGTTTTAAAAGATGGAAAGTGTTTTAGAACGATAAACAAAGAATCAATTTTAAGCAAACTTGAATCCGCTAGTGATAAAATATTTTTTGCAAATATTAATTTTAATAAATTTGAAAAAGATTCTATTAAATTTAATCTGTTTTTCGAAGATTTTTGGAAATATGATGTTAGTTTTTCTTTAAATAAAAGGGGTGTTTTAGGAATAATTGGTGAAGAAGCTGTAATTAAAACTTGGGAGAAATTATTCTTAGGAGAGCTTGTTTTTGTTGGATGCATAAAAATTGATGGCATTAGATATGAGCAAATAAATATTTTTGAGTGTAAAGCGGGATTTTTGCCCCTAGGTATTGGCAATTTATTTCCCGACAATAGCAGCATATTAGATAATTTTTTGGCTAAATTTATGAATTTTGAAAATAAAATTTTTATTAGGCAATCTTACATTAATAAGATTAAAGATTTTTTTAAAAAAAAAATGGAATTTTACAGCGAAGAGAAAATATATAAAATTCTTTATTCCAAATCTTTGGCATTTTCTGGAGGAACTTTGAAGAAATTTGCTCTTTATAGAGAGATGTATATTGCAAAAAGTTTTTTAATTTGTTTTTCTCCTTTGAGTAATTTAGATCACAAAGCTTATAATGAAATGTCTGTTGCTATTCGTAATTATTCAAAAGAAAAGCCAGTTCTTTTGATTACTTCCAATTTAGATGAATTGCTTTTGCTCTCTGATAATATTTTAGCAATGAAAATGGGAGAAATTTTGTTAAACGTATCTAGAGAAAAGATTAGTAAAGAAAAATTAAAGGAATTGCTATTTTTATGA
- a CDS encoding BMP family protein: protein MSKKVFFKVFWILFTIFHLYLFVYLIFLKNRKVDISGKTNIALFIPGVISGSPSYKEMYDSLFEFKKKHENLEIKVLEAGFNQSEWIEMLEKLLTSKKYDFLITTNNAMQDIVDSVSNNYPHTKFLIFDSLVKNTNNQVYSVSYNVAEEAYILGYYVGLFLNEFIKSGFGNAALIAGQNYPVMRDYIYRYFKKGILDTGMRSEVYYRVLGNWHDSNLAKLLSDSLIKDSGALVILPIVGPAVEGVLSSVRENNVSAVLFDSEDYLDNKENIIGSGITNQKYYVSYILDKALKSEINYGNSDIFGIKHKGVLFNISNVFYLERTSQKLKENLLKKIEEVSANGIKINLEQN from the coding sequence ATGAGTAAAAAAGTATTTTTTAAAGTATTTTGGATTTTATTTACAATATTTCATTTATATTTATTTGTTTATTTAATTTTTTTAAAGAATCGAAAGGTTGATATTTCTGGTAAAACTAATATTGCTTTATTTATTCCTGGGGTTATTTCAGGATCTCCATCTTATAAAGAAATGTATGACTCTTTGTTTGAATTTAAAAAAAAGCATGAAAATCTTGAAATTAAAGTTTTAGAGGCTGGATTTAATCAAAGCGAGTGGATAGAAATGCTTGAAAAATTATTAACTTCAAAAAAATATGATTTTTTAATAACTACAAATAATGCTATGCAAGACATTGTCGACAGTGTTTCTAATAATTATCCTCATACTAAGTTTCTCATTTTTGATTCTTTAGTTAAAAACACCAACAATCAAGTTTATTCAGTTTCTTATAATGTTGCAGAAGAGGCATATATTTTGGGGTATTATGTAGGTCTTTTTTTGAATGAGTTTATTAAATCTGGCTTTGGTAATGCTGCTTTGATTGCAGGTCAGAATTATCCTGTTATGAGAGATTATATTTATCGTTATTTCAAAAAAGGCATTCTTGATACTGGCATGAGATCTGAAGTTTATTATCGAGTTTTGGGTAATTGGCATGATAGCAATTTAGCTAAATTGTTATCAGACTCTTTGATTAAGGATTCGGGAGCTTTGGTAATACTTCCTATTGTGGGGCCTGCTGTTGAAGGAGTGCTTTCATCTGTTAGAGAGAATAATGTCTCTGCAGTTCTTTTTGATAGCGAAGATTATTTAGACAATAAAGAAAATATTATTGGCTCAGGAATTACAAATCAAAAATATTATGTTTCATATATTTTAGATAAGGCTCTTAAGTCAGAGATTAACTATGGAAATTCTGATATTTTTGGCATAAAACATAAAGGAGTTTTGTTTAATATTTCGAATGTTTTTTATTTAGAGCGAACCAGTCAAAAGTTAAAAGAAAATCTTTTAAAAAAAATAGAAGAGGTTAGTGCAAATGGTATAAAAATTAATTTGGAACAAAATTAA
- a CDS encoding LysM peptidoglycan-binding domain-containing protein translates to MNTNNKLISLLRIVVVISFIACKTPPESRESKNAKIAQPDNKNFQLRDIKDIKNELIKERGHLFYSKEFNEAERLEEAMKQSFFKKKAIEGNEIALKVLERYKTIIKETREKKEKTNYLKENIEKYLNDAEANEAYIWIPLEIDEVNNLYFEATRKYKNYDLDSALDMYSKAFNRAQQAAKNAKEAKALKETDERMYKQLKALEAASNLPIYSNNKLIKPSPWNGRAFIKEKNSHLNLLNVNKNNYLLGEAETPIPIVLAYEERVEIAKNSKPQEQFKTLELIERSRKLWEKGVEAKHVKNFRLANELFLESARYLEAYQSNASSELYVIKIGNTLWGISKKLYNDPYLWPKIWFANRQKIQNPDLIHSNWKIIIPAK, encoded by the coding sequence ATGAATACAAATAATAAATTAATATCACTGCTGCGCATTGTAGTAGTAATCTCTTTTATCGCATGCAAAACGCCTCCAGAATCAAGAGAGAGTAAAAATGCTAAAATTGCACAACCAGATAATAAAAATTTCCAATTAAGAGATATAAAAGACATTAAAAATGAACTAATAAAAGAGCGGGGACATCTTTTTTATTCCAAAGAGTTTAATGAAGCTGAAAGATTAGAAGAAGCAATGAAACAAAGTTTTTTTAAAAAAAAAGCAATAGAAGGAAATGAAATTGCACTAAAAGTACTTGAAAGATACAAAACTATAATAAAAGAAACAAGGGAAAAAAAAGAAAAAACAAATTATCTTAAAGAAAATATTGAAAAGTATCTAAACGATGCAGAAGCAAATGAGGCATATATATGGATTCCGCTAGAAATCGACGAAGTAAATAACTTATATTTTGAAGCAACAAGAAAATATAAAAATTATGATCTTGACAGTGCCCTTGACATGTATAGCAAGGCCTTTAACAGAGCACAACAAGCAGCAAAAAATGCCAAAGAAGCTAAAGCTTTAAAAGAAACTGATGAGAGAATGTATAAACAATTAAAAGCGCTTGAAGCGGCTTCCAACTTACCAATTTATAGCAATAATAAGCTTATAAAGCCATCTCCATGGAATGGTAGAGCATTTATTAAAGAAAAAAACAGTCACTTAAACCTTTTAAATGTTAATAAAAACAATTATCTTCTCGGAGAAGCAGAAACTCCAATTCCAATAGTACTAGCATACGAAGAAAGGGTGGAAATAGCAAAAAACTCTAAGCCACAAGAACAATTCAAAACACTAGAACTTATTGAACGATCTAGAAAATTATGGGAAAAAGGAGTTGAAGCTAAACATGTTAAAAACTTTAGACTTGCCAATGAATTATTTCTAGAATCTGCAAGATACCTTGAAGCTTATCAAAGCAATGCAAGCAGCGAGCTTTATGTAATAAAAATAGGCAATACCTTATGGGGCATTTCTAAAAAATTATACAACGATCCTTACTTATGGCCAAAAATTTGGTTTGCAAACAGACAAAAAATACAAAATCCAGATCTAATTCATTCTAACTGGAAGATAATAATTCCTGCCAAATAA